A genomic stretch from Candidatus Thiothrix anitrata includes:
- a CDS encoding DNA-methyltransferase — protein MTSPPYWGKREYENGGIGQEADYRDYVKNLAAICAEIKRVLKPEGSFWLNLGDSYSDKGLVGIPWRVVFELVDNQGWILRNEVIWNKLKGGMDNSKDRLANTHENVFHFVKQAKGYYYNADAIRSKPRETKVVNGAIVSATGVSGVRYKRQLELSTALSATEKAAAFTALDTMLREVRAGRLADFRMVIRGQQRTTHSDSEKLSGRAKELRDKGFYFLKYHPNGSKPSDVWDILPEDTQNRETHFAPYPVDLCRIPLLATCPEGGIVLDPFCGTGTTLVAAQSLNRKSIGIDISRRYLELAQERCGRLL, from the coding sequence ATGACCTCTCCCCCCTACTGGGGCAAACGTGAATACGAGAATGGTGGTATTGGTCAAGAAGCCGATTACCGCGATTACGTGAAAAATCTGGCTGCTATCTGTGCCGAAATCAAGCGGGTGTTGAAGCCGGAAGGTTCTTTCTGGCTAAATCTCGGCGATAGCTATAGCGATAAAGGGTTGGTCGGTATCCCTTGGCGAGTTGTCTTTGAGTTGGTGGATAACCAAGGCTGGATTCTGCGCAACGAAGTTATTTGGAACAAGCTGAAAGGCGGTATGGATAACAGCAAAGACCGCCTCGCCAATACGCATGAAAACGTCTTTCATTTCGTCAAACAGGCTAAAGGTTACTACTACAACGCTGACGCTATTCGTTCCAAACCGCGTGAAACCAAAGTGGTCAACGGCGCAATTGTGTCTGCTACGGGTGTATCAGGCGTGCGTTATAAGCGTCAATTGGAGCTTTCCACCGCACTTTCTGCTACTGAAAAAGCCGCAGCATTTACCGCGCTCGACACTATGCTGCGAGAAGTCCGTGCCGGTCGTTTAGCAGACTTCAGAATGGTGATTCGTGGGCAGCAACGTACCACCCATTCAGACAGTGAAAAACTATCAGGTCGTGCCAAAGAGTTGCGTGACAAAGGTTTCTATTTCCTCAAATACCACCCCAATGGCAGCAAACCCAGTGATGTGTGGGACATCCTCCCCGAAGACACCCAAAACAGGGAAACACACTTCGCGCCCTATCCGGTGGATTTGTGCCGAATCCCGCTATTGGCAACTTGCCCTGAAGGGGGTATCGTGCTCGACCCGTTTTGCGGGACAGGCACAACCCTCGTGGCAGCGCAAAGCCTGAATCGTAAATCCATCGGTATCGACATATCGCGGCGTTACCTTGAATTGGCTCAAGAAAGGTGTGGAAGGCTGTTATGA
- a CDS encoding thioredoxin fold domain-containing protein has translation MKTLIIALSLLLFSTAHAATAPGQPTQLETGLVNPGYQEKPEWFKESFLNLRDDIEEAKTANKRVILYFYQDGCPYCTKLLQDNFGNAEITEKTRQHFEVVSINMWGDREVTDLDGKTTNEKAFSAAQQVQYTPSLLFLDESGKVVLRVNGYYAPDKFKLALDFVAGKHDQAGSFRDYFAKLKAEGKVTTSSKEYTLPGSLAQPLRLQDARKDTGRPLMVLFAKPDECDSCAELYDDIFKREYLAYSLSGLDVAQADPDADTTIQTPDGKDMKLNEWAKSLEIKYSPSLVFFDTDGKEVFRTEAYFKAFHIHGALDYVATGAYRAQPEFQRYLQHRREVLAAHGFNVDLMK, from the coding sequence ATGAAAACACTGATAATCGCACTCAGCCTGCTATTATTTAGCACGGCACACGCAGCAACAGCACCCGGACAACCCACACAACTGGAAACCGGACTCGTAAACCCCGGCTATCAGGAAAAACCGGAATGGTTTAAGGAGTCATTCCTTAATTTACGAGATGATATTGAGGAAGCCAAAACCGCGAATAAGCGCGTCATTTTATATTTTTACCAAGACGGTTGCCCTTATTGCACTAAACTTTTGCAAGACAATTTTGGCAATGCTGAAATTACTGAGAAAACCCGCCAGCACTTTGAAGTGGTTTCCATCAATATGTGGGGTGACCGCGAAGTCACGGATCTTGATGGCAAAACTACCAATGAAAAAGCCTTTTCCGCCGCACAACAAGTGCAATATACCCCATCACTGCTATTTTTAGATGAATCCGGCAAAGTCGTGTTGCGTGTCAACGGCTATTATGCACCCGATAAATTCAAGCTTGCACTGGATTTTGTCGCTGGTAAACACGATCAAGCTGGTAGCTTCCGCGATTATTTCGCCAAACTCAAAGCCGAAGGAAAAGTCACCACATCCAGCAAGGAATACACCTTACCGGGCAGTTTAGCGCAACCACTGCGTCTGCAAGATGCACGCAAAGACACAGGCCGACCGTTGATGGTATTATTCGCGAAACCCGATGAATGCGACAGTTGCGCGGAATTATACGACGACATCTTCAAGCGCGAATATCTGGCCTATTCCCTGAGTGGCCTCGACGTAGCACAAGCCGACCCGGACGCGGATACCACGATCCAAACCCCAGATGGCAAAGACATGAAACTCAATGAATGGGCAAAATCCCTAGAGATTAAGTACAGCCCCAGTTTGGTCTTTTTCGATACCGATGGTAAGGAAGTGTTCCGCACTGAAGCCTACTTCAAAGCCTTCCACATTCACGGAGCGTTGGATTACGTGGCGACTGGTGCTTATCGCGCCCAACCAGAATTCCAACGTTACCTGCAACACCGCCGTGAAGTGTTGGCAGCCCACGGTTTCAACGTGGACTTAATGAAGTAA
- the ispH gene encoding 4-hydroxy-3-methylbut-2-enyl diphosphate reductase, whose product MQAILANPRGFCAGVDRAIEIVDRALEVLGAPVYVRHEVVHNRFVVNNLREKGAIFVQELDEVPDDATVIFSAHGVSLAVQQEAKCRGLKIFDATCPLVTKVHIEVMRYSREGRETILIGHKNHPEVEGTMGQYNPSFGGAIYRVDCPDEVAQLQVKNPEKLAFVTQTTLSVDDASIVIDALRQKYPAIIGPKKDDICYATQNRQDALKQLADECDLILVVGSPNSSNSNRLREIAEKRGTPAHLIDDAADIQAHWLFGKQAVGVTAGASAPEVLVEGVIAYLQAKGMNVRAQDSGITENVAFVLPKELRKS is encoded by the coding sequence ATGCAAGCCATTCTCGCCAATCCACGCGGCTTTTGTGCCGGTGTTGACCGCGCTATTGAAATCGTTGATCGCGCCCTAGAAGTGCTAGGTGCACCTGTTTACGTGCGGCACGAAGTCGTACACAACCGCTTTGTAGTCAATAATTTACGTGAAAAAGGTGCGATTTTTGTACAAGAACTCGACGAAGTGCCAGACGATGCCACTGTTATTTTTAGTGCTCACGGTGTGTCACTCGCAGTCCAACAAGAGGCCAAGTGCCGTGGTTTAAAAATATTCGATGCCACCTGCCCACTGGTGACGAAAGTGCACATCGAAGTCATGCGCTACAGCCGCGAAGGACGCGAAACCATCCTAATCGGACACAAAAACCACCCGGAAGTTGAAGGCACAATGGGGCAATATAACCCCAGTTTTGGTGGCGCGATTTATCGGGTTGATTGCCCGGATGAAGTGGCACAATTACAGGTGAAGAATCCTGAAAAATTGGCTTTTGTGACCCAAACCACACTCTCAGTAGATGATGCATCCATTGTGATTGATGCCTTGCGCCAGAAATACCCGGCGATTATCGGTCCCAAGAAAGACGACATTTGCTACGCCACCCAAAATCGTCAGGATGCGTTGAAACAACTCGCGGATGAATGTGACTTAATTTTAGTGGTCGGCTCACCCAATAGCTCTAATTCCAATCGCCTACGTGAAATTGCTGAAAAGCGCGGCACGCCTGCACATTTAATAGACGATGCCGCAGACATCCAAGCGCATTGGCTTTTCGGCAAGCAAGCCGTCGGAGTAACGGCGGGAGCATCTGCCCCGGAAGTACTGGTAGAGGGAGTCATAGCTTACCTTCAGGCAAAAGGCATGAACGTGCGAGCGCAAGACTCAGGCATTACCGAAAATGTTGCGTTCGTGTTACCCAAAGAGTTACGTAAGAGTTAA
- the dsbD gene encoding protein-disulfide reductase DsbD: MLKRTWIFSCLVWFLALLFSSSVVMAEPPAAGAKPATADAAAFDFGDEGLSPEEAFAFGKPRWDGEKLYLSWVAAPNHYLYKDRFIVKLHQVDGVAVGEAQLPDGKKKVDEFFGNIEALYGLSEVVIPLKLSDATQAGSFVLELGWRGCEEGRICYPEELHAFKVGVTAPSALTWEATTVPAAATTATVASEPLAEQDEIAQRLASGDTMLTLLGFLGLGLLLAFTPCVFPMIPILSGIIVGQKDLTSRKAFMLSLVYVLAMAVTYTIAGVLAGMFGQNLQAMFQNVWVLAGFSAIFVLLALSMFGFYELQMPSSIQSRLNNLSNRQEGGNLLGVAVMGVLSALIVGPCVAAPLAGALIYIGNTGDALLGGMALFALSIGMGIPLLLVGTSAGKWLPRAGGWMEAIKAVFGVMLLAVAIWLLERVLPTSVSLLLWAALLVLSSIFLGALTPLTAESTGWSKFWKGVGVLVLIYGCLLLVGSATGKGDLWQPLRGLGGGSAATESAALPFRTVNSLEAVNEAIADAKGQTVMLDFYADWCVTCKEMEKYTFSDPAVQAKLRTAVLLKADVTKNTPESKALLKHFKISGPPAIAFFDKNGQELRQYRQVGFMPAAAFAAHLDKVVK, encoded by the coding sequence ATGTTAAAGCGAACCTGGATTTTTAGTTGCTTGGTGTGGTTTTTGGCATTGCTGTTCTCAAGCAGCGTGGTCATGGCTGAACCTCCGGCGGCTGGTGCAAAACCTGCTACGGCAGATGCAGCGGCGTTTGATTTTGGTGATGAGGGTTTGTCGCCGGAAGAGGCTTTTGCATTCGGTAAGCCACGTTGGGACGGTGAAAAGCTCTATTTGTCATGGGTTGCTGCGCCCAATCATTACCTCTACAAAGACCGTTTTATTGTAAAGCTGCATCAGGTGGATGGCGTTGCCGTTGGTGAGGCGCAATTGCCAGATGGCAAGAAAAAAGTGGATGAGTTTTTCGGGAATATTGAAGCCTTATACGGCCTTTCAGAAGTCGTGATTCCCCTCAAGCTGAGCGATGCGACTCAAGCAGGCAGTTTTGTGCTGGAGTTAGGGTGGCGCGGTTGTGAAGAAGGGCGCATTTGTTACCCAGAGGAATTGCACGCATTCAAAGTGGGCGTAACTGCACCGTCGGCTTTGACTTGGGAAGCAACGACAGTGCCAGCCGCAGCCACTACTGCAACGGTAGCAAGTGAGCCATTGGCCGAGCAGGATGAAATTGCACAACGTCTTGCCAGTGGCGATACCATGCTGACGTTGCTGGGCTTTTTGGGTTTAGGTTTGTTATTGGCGTTTACCCCGTGTGTTTTTCCGATGATTCCGATTTTATCCGGGATTATTGTCGGTCAAAAAGATTTAACCTCTCGCAAAGCCTTTATGCTGTCTTTGGTTTATGTGTTGGCAATGGCGGTGACTTATACCATTGCCGGGGTCTTGGCAGGGATGTTCGGGCAAAATTTGCAGGCCATGTTCCAGAATGTCTGGGTGTTGGCGGGATTTAGTGCGATTTTCGTGTTGTTGGCTTTGTCTATGTTCGGATTTTATGAATTGCAAATGCCCAGCTCCATTCAAAGCCGTTTGAATAATCTGAGCAATCGTCAAGAGGGAGGCAATTTGCTGGGTGTTGCGGTAATGGGTGTGCTGTCTGCCTTGATTGTCGGGCCGTGTGTGGCAGCACCATTGGCTGGAGCCTTGATTTATATTGGAAATACCGGTGATGCCTTGTTGGGTGGCATGGCTTTGTTTGCGCTGAGTATCGGTATGGGTATTCCTTTGTTGTTGGTAGGTACCTCTGCGGGTAAATGGTTGCCACGTGCGGGCGGCTGGATGGAGGCGATTAAAGCAGTCTTCGGGGTGATGTTGTTAGCGGTGGCAATTTGGCTGTTGGAGCGGGTGTTGCCAACTTCCGTGAGTTTGTTGTTGTGGGCGGCGTTGCTAGTGTTGTCTTCGATTTTCTTAGGGGCTTTGACACCGTTAACCGCTGAAAGCACCGGTTGGAGCAAGTTTTGGAAAGGTGTGGGAGTCTTGGTGCTGATTTACGGTTGTTTACTCTTGGTAGGTAGTGCTACCGGTAAAGGTGATTTGTGGCAGCCGTTACGGGGTTTGGGTGGTGGTAGTGCCGCCACAGAGTCTGCGGCATTACCGTTTCGCACGGTAAACTCGCTGGAGGCGGTGAACGAAGCCATCGCCGATGCTAAAGGCCAAACGGTGATGCTGGATTTTTATGCTGACTGGTGTGTTACTTGCAAGGAGATGGAGAAGTACACTTTCTCCGATCCGGCGGTTCAGGCGAAGTTGCGCACGGCGGTGTTGCTAAAAGCTGATGTCACCAAAAATACGCCGGAATCTAAAGCGTTGTTGAAGCACTTTAAGATTTCCGGCCCGCCTGCGATTGCATTTTTCGATAAGAACGGGCAGGAATTGCGCCAATACCGCCAAGTGGGATTTATGCCAGCGGCGGCATTTGCGGCGCATTTGGATAAAGTGGTGAAGTAA
- a CDS encoding ribonucleoside-diphosphate reductase subunit alpha, whose product MQAASALEITPKSSLTSTLSPVRLQLHCKVIRRNGQVTDFDGSKIQIAMAKAFLDVEGSQASGSARIHDTVRKLTEQVIEALLRRTPDGGMVHIEDIQDQVELALMRAGEHKVARSYVLYRAERARLRAEKESKSKKKGKKAENVIHVKSATGDLKPLDEERLRKIIAEAVDGLEGVSAEQVMTATMRNLYDGISEKEVATALIISTRVMIDREPNYSQAAARMLMDSLRREALSFLEGQYTEATQHEMVTLYPEVLKKTIQVGVKVERLADDLGRYDLAKLGAAIKPERDLQFTYLGLQTLYDRYFLHHDGIRFELPQVFFMRVAMGLAINEVEREDRAIEFYNLLSSFDFMSSTPTLFNSGTLRPQLSSCYLTTVPDHLEGIYDAIKDNALLSKYAGGLGNDWSRVRGMGAHIKGTNGKSQGVVPFLKVANDTAVAVNQGGKRKGAVCAYLETWHIDIEDFLELRKNTGDERRRTHDMNTANWIPDLFMKRVAAEAEWTLFSPDDAPDLHDLTGKAFEVRYAEYEAKAARGEIKLFRKVPAVQLWRKMLGMIFETGHPWITFKDPCNVRYTNQHMGVVHSSNLCTEITLHTNDSEIAVCNLGSVNLTAHVNDGKLDVAKLERTVTTAMRMLDNVIDYNYYSVPQARKSNLRHRPVGMGIMGFQDALYKMNLAYATTEAVEFADQSMEAVSYFAIRASSNLAAERGKYPSYNGSLWSKGILPIDSLELLGEERGEYFIVDHTQTLDWDALRNQVKAQGMRNSNVMAIAPTATISNICGVSQSIEPTYQNLFVKSNLSGEFTVINPYLVQDLKTLGMWDEVMINDLKYFDGSLQPLDRVPDALKAKYATAFEIDARWLVEAASRRQKWIDQGQSLNLYMKEPNGTKLDNLYKLAWVRGLKTTYYLRTLGATGAEKTSSDDSSAADSVAGIKRAANLVSVGSEAPKACSLLDPECEACQ is encoded by the coding sequence ATGCAAGCCGCCAGCGCACTAGAAATAACACCAAAAAGTTCATTGACTTCGACACTTTCACCCGTGCGATTACAGCTTCATTGTAAAGTAATACGCCGCAACGGGCAGGTGACGGACTTTGATGGCAGTAAAATTCAGATTGCAATGGCAAAAGCGTTTCTCGATGTGGAAGGCAGTCAGGCTTCCGGTTCGGCACGCATTCACGATACGGTGCGCAAGCTGACCGAACAGGTGATTGAAGCCCTGCTGCGCCGCACCCCCGATGGCGGCATGGTGCACATCGAAGACATTCAAGACCAAGTGGAGTTGGCGTTAATGCGGGCAGGTGAACACAAAGTCGCCCGCAGTTACGTGCTGTATCGTGCCGAACGGGCGCGGTTGCGTGCTGAAAAAGAGTCAAAATCCAAGAAAAAAGGTAAAAAAGCCGAAAACGTAATCCACGTAAAATCCGCTACCGGCGATTTGAAGCCGTTGGATGAAGAGCGGTTACGCAAGATTATTGCAGAAGCGGTTGACGGTTTGGAAGGTGTCAGTGCTGAACAAGTCATGACCGCCACCATGCGCAATTTGTACGACGGCATTTCCGAAAAAGAAGTTGCCACCGCGTTGATTATCAGCACCCGCGTAATGATTGACCGCGAACCCAACTATTCCCAAGCCGCTGCACGGATGTTGATGGACAGCTTGCGCCGCGAAGCCTTGAGTTTCCTTGAAGGGCAGTACACCGAAGCCACCCAGCATGAAATGGTGACGCTATACCCAGAAGTCTTGAAAAAAACCATTCAAGTCGGGGTCAAAGTCGAGCGTTTGGCGGATGATTTGGGGCGTTACGATTTGGCGAAACTGGGCGCGGCGATTAAGCCGGAACGCGATTTGCAGTTTACTTACCTCGGTTTGCAAACGTTGTATGACCGTTATTTCCTGCATCACGATGGCATCCGGTTTGAGTTGCCGCAGGTGTTTTTCATGCGCGTGGCAATGGGCTTGGCAATTAACGAAGTTGAGCGTGAAGACCGGGCGATTGAGTTTTACAATCTGCTGTCCAGCTTTGATTTCATGAGCAGCACGCCGACACTGTTTAATTCTGGGACATTGCGCCCGCAGTTGTCGTCTTGCTACCTGACGACAGTGCCTGACCATTTGGAAGGGATTTACGACGCGATTAAGGACAATGCCTTGCTGTCGAAATACGCCGGTGGTTTGGGTAATGACTGGTCACGGGTGCGCGGTATGGGGGCGCATATCAAGGGCACGAATGGCAAGTCGCAAGGCGTTGTGCCGTTTTTGAAGGTGGCGAATGATACGGCGGTAGCGGTCAACCAAGGAGGTAAGAGGAAGGGCGCAGTCTGTGCCTACCTCGAAACTTGGCACATCGACATCGAAGACTTCCTCGAACTGCGCAAAAACACGGGTGATGAACGCCGCCGTACCCACGACATGAATACCGCCAACTGGATTCCCGACCTGTTCATGAAGCGCGTCGCAGCAGAAGCGGAATGGACGCTGTTTTCCCCCGACGATGCGCCCGATTTGCACGATTTAACCGGCAAAGCGTTTGAAGTGCGTTATGCCGAATACGAAGCCAAAGCAGCACGCGGCGAAATAAAATTATTTCGCAAAGTACCAGCGGTGCAATTGTGGCGCAAAATGCTGGGGATGATCTTTGAAACCGGGCATCCGTGGATTACGTTCAAAGACCCGTGCAATGTGCGCTATACCAATCAGCACATGGGTGTGGTGCATTCCAGCAATCTGTGTACTGAAATTACCTTGCACACCAATGACAGTGAGATTGCCGTTTGTAATCTTGGCTCAGTCAACCTGACCGCGCACGTCAACGACGGCAAACTCGATGTGGCAAAACTGGAACGCACCGTGACCACCGCGATGCGGATGCTGGATAACGTCATCGACTACAATTACTACAGTGTGCCGCAAGCGCGAAAATCCAACCTGCGCCACCGTCCGGTCGGCATGGGCATCATGGGTTTCCAAGACGCGCTGTACAAAATGAACCTCGCTTACGCCACCACTGAAGCGGTCGAATTCGCCGACCAGAGCATGGAAGCGGTGTCGTATTTCGCCATCCGTGCTTCCAGCAACCTAGCGGCAGAGCGTGGCAAATATCCCAGTTACAACGGCTCGCTGTGGAGCAAAGGCATTCTGCCCATCGACTCGCTGGAATTGCTGGGCGAAGAACGCGGCGAATATTTCATCGTTGATCATACCCAAACGCTGGATTGGGATGCATTGCGCAACCAAGTCAAAGCACAAGGAATGCGCAATTCCAACGTGATGGCGATTGCGCCGACCGCGACCATTTCCAATATTTGCGGCGTGTCGCAGTCCATCGAACCGACTTACCAGAACTTGTTCGTCAAATCCAATTTGTCGGGCGAATTTACTGTCATCAACCCGTATCTGGTGCAGGATTTGAAAACACTCGGCATGTGGGATGAGGTGATGATCAACGACCTCAAGTACTTCGACGGCTCGCTGCAACCGCTGGATCGCGTGCCGGACGCGCTCAAAGCCAAGTACGCCACTGCGTTTGAAATCGACGCCCGCTGGTTGGTCGAAGCCGCCAGCCGTCGTCAGAAATGGATCGACCAAGGGCAATCGCTCAACCTGTACATGAAAGAGCCGAATGGCACGAAGCTGGATAATTTGTACAAACTGGCGTGGGTGCGTGGGTTGAAGACCACGTATTACCTGCGCACTTTGGGGGCTACTGGCGCGGAAAAGACTAGCTCGGATGATTCGTCGGCAGCGGATAGCGTGGCGGGGATTAAGCGGGCGGCGAATTTGGTATCGGTGGGTTCGGAAGCACCGAAGGCGTGTTCGTTGTTGGATCCAGAGTGTGAGGCTTGCCAGTAG
- a CDS encoding GspH/FimT family pseudopilin: MMNLKQQGMTLVELMVTLAVAAILVSAALPSLSDMAANNRLTALNNQLVSSLNYARSEAIKRRYEVGMCVRNGTGTGCANSGGFESGWIIFTDCNGDGLVTATNVCDLDGNGVNESAEVVIQDHVPNADAVTISSNFTSSRQIRYRSNGTVIGAGKLTLVKGSTNAHDVMVALTGRVKSCKYGATYGGC; this comes from the coding sequence ATGATGAACCTTAAACAGCAAGGTATGACGCTGGTTGAACTCATGGTGACACTCGCTGTTGCCGCGATACTGGTATCTGCCGCACTCCCCTCGTTAAGCGATATGGCAGCAAATAATCGCCTGACGGCTCTCAATAATCAGTTGGTGTCCTCGTTGAATTACGCCCGTAGTGAGGCGATCAAACGCCGTTATGAAGTGGGAATGTGTGTGCGTAACGGCACGGGCACAGGTTGTGCCAACAGCGGTGGTTTTGAAAGTGGCTGGATTATTTTTACCGACTGTAATGGTGATGGTTTGGTGACCGCGACGAATGTGTGTGATCTTGATGGCAATGGTGTCAATGAGTCAGCAGAAGTGGTGATACAAGACCATGTGCCTAACGCTGATGCGGTGACGATTAGCAGTAACTTTACGTCCTCGCGTCAGATTCGTTATCGTTCCAATGGCACAGTGATCGGTGCAGGTAAGTTAACGCTGGTAAAGGGTAGTACCAATGCTCACGATGTTATGGTTGCACTTACTGGCCGGGTCAAATCTTGTAAATACGGTGCGACTTACGGCGGATGCTAA
- a CDS encoding HvfA family oxazolone/thioamide-modified RiPP metallophore — protein MNAKSSLKLALGTTFAAGIAFGATQALAENPFSADKLSSGYMQLAENKAGGEMKCGAGMCGANMKKDAEGKCGGAKSDECPADTDKDGKVTKEEFMTHHEKMFTEADANKDGSLDADERKALHAKMREGKCGGKEGSCGAKTEAAPEAAKPAETAK, from the coding sequence ATGAATGCAAAATCATCACTGAAATTAGCTTTAGGCACGACTTTCGCAGCAGGTATCGCATTCGGTGCGACCCAAGCTTTAGCAGAAAACCCGTTCTCCGCCGATAAACTCAGCAGCGGTTACATGCAGTTGGCTGAGAATAAAGCAGGCGGCGAAATGAAATGCGGTGCTGGCATGTGCGGCGCAAACATGAAAAAAGACGCAGAAGGTAAATGCGGCGGTGCAAAAAGTGATGAATGCCCTGCCGATACCGACAAAGACGGCAAAGTCACCAAAGAAGAGTTCATGACTCACCACGAAAAGATGTTTACCGAAGCTGATGCGAACAAAGATGGTTCCTTGGATGCCGACGAGCGTAAAGCCTTACATGCCAAAATGCGTGAAGGCAAATGCGGTGGCAAAGAAGGCTCTTGCGGGGCAAAAACCGAAGCAGCTCCTGAAGCAGCTAAACCGGCTGAAACAGCGAAGTAA
- a CDS encoding ABCB family ABC transporter ATP-binding protein/permease, giving the protein MMPNRTERPTDNRRDWHNLRSMLPFLWEYRGRALFALACLVLSKVANVGVPVVLKDIVDALQGKPEQVLILPVVLLLGYGALRLASALFNELRDTVFARVRYHAMRQMSVRVLEHLHNLSLRFHLERKTGAISRDLERGTASVSTLMNFMVFSIIPIAVEFTLVAVILLGSYSPVFALVTFATVAVYVIFTVKITEWRMDHRHQMNRLDSQSSNQAVDSLINYETVKYFNNEKLELKHYDQTLGEWEETAVKSQTSMSILNFGQSSIIAIGVTFIMVFAADAVVQGEMSIGDLVMVNAFLLQLFLPLGTLGIVYRQVKYTLADMDMVFRLLETPQEVKDSATAGELQVPRGEIRFESVDFGYQAERPILRGVSFSVPAGSKLAVVGHSGAGKSTLSRLLYRFYDVTGGRILIDDQDIAQVSQASLRRAIGIVPQDTVLFNNSIRYNLQYGNPQASHADIERAAAMAHIREFIESLPDGWETVVGERGLKLSGGEKQRVAIARAILKQPPILIFDEATSSLDSATEQAIQHTLHEVAGNYTTLMIAHRLSTVVDADQILVLDKGQVVEQGSHTDLLALQGQYARMWELQLHDDSQ; this is encoded by the coding sequence ATGATGCCGAATCGCACTGAACGCCCCACCGATAATCGCCGTGATTGGCACAATTTACGCTCTATGTTGCCGTTTTTGTGGGAATACCGGGGCAGGGCGTTGTTTGCGCTGGCGTGCTTAGTGTTGTCGAAGGTGGCGAATGTCGGTGTGCCAGTGGTGCTCAAGGACATTGTGGATGCACTTCAAGGTAAGCCGGAGCAAGTGTTAATTCTGCCAGTGGTGCTATTGCTGGGTTATGGTGCGTTGCGCTTGGCAAGTGCGCTGTTTAATGAGTTGCGCGATACGGTATTTGCGCGGGTGCGTTACCACGCTATGCGTCAAATGTCGGTGCGGGTGCTGGAGCATTTACACAATTTGTCGTTGCGCTTTCATCTCGAAAGAAAAACCGGTGCAATCAGTCGTGATCTAGAGCGTGGCACAGCCTCGGTAAGTACCCTGATGAACTTCATGGTATTCAGTATTATTCCGATTGCGGTGGAATTTACCTTGGTTGCGGTGATTTTGCTGGGCAGTTATTCGCCGGTATTTGCTTTGGTGACGTTTGCTACGGTGGCGGTGTATGTCATTTTTACTGTGAAAATTACCGAGTGGCGCATGGATCATCGCCATCAAATGAATCGCTTAGATTCGCAGTCGAGCAATCAGGCGGTGGATAGCTTGATCAATTACGAAACAGTCAAATACTTCAATAACGAAAAGCTGGAATTAAAACATTACGACCAAACTCTCGGTGAATGGGAAGAGACTGCGGTGAAAAGCCAGACTTCCATGTCCATTTTGAATTTCGGGCAATCGTCCATTATCGCCATCGGTGTCACGTTTATTATGGTTTTTGCGGCTGATGCCGTCGTGCAAGGTGAAATGAGTATTGGTGATCTGGTGATGGTTAATGCTTTTTTACTGCAATTATTTCTACCACTGGGGACACTGGGCATTGTTTACCGTCAAGTGAAATACACGTTAGCGGATATGGATATGGTGTTCCGTTTATTGGAAACCCCGCAGGAAGTGAAAGACAGTGCGACAGCAGGTGAGTTGCAAGTGCCTCGTGGAGAAATCCGTTTTGAGTCGGTTGATTTTGGCTATCAGGCAGAACGCCCGATTTTACGCGGTGTGTCTTTCAGTGTGCCCGCAGGAAGTAAGTTGGCGGTGGTCGGTCACAGCGGTGCGGGAAAATCTACCTTATCGCGATTGTTATACCGCTTTTACGATGTAACGGGTGGGCGTATTTTGATCGACGATCAAGATATTGCTCAGGTAAGCCAAGCTAGTTTGCGCCGTGCGATCGGAATTGTGCCGCAAGATACCGTGCTGTTTAACAACAGTATTCGTTACAACCTGCAATACGGTAATCCGCAGGCTAGCCATGCCGATATTGAACGCGCGGCGGCAATGGCACATATCCGTGAGTTTATTGAAAGTTTGCCTGATGGATGGGAAACGGTGGTGGGCGAGCGTGGTTTGAAACTATCGGGCGGTGAAAAACAGCGCGTGGCCATTGCGCGGGCGATTTTGAAACAACCGCCGATTTTAATTTTTGATGAAGCCACCTCGTCACTCGATAGTGCGACAGAGCAGGCGATTCAGCATACCTTGCACGAAGTTGCAGGTAATTATACCACCTTGATGATTGCACACCGTTTATCCACGGTTGTCGATGCGGATCAAATTTTGGTGCTGGATAAAGGGCAGGTGGTTGAACAGGGCAGTCATACAGATTTGTTGGCACTACAAGGACAGTATGCGCGAATGTGGGAACTGCAATTGCATGACGATTCGCAGTAG